One Candidatus Binatia bacterium DNA window includes the following coding sequences:
- a CDS encoding exodeoxyribonuclease III yields the protein MTRIVSWNVNGIRAVVKKGFFEFLDREKPDIVCLQEVKANPGQITEGDLARLEQLGYCSYWHPATRPGYSGVATLVRKEALFVTTGLPFERDEGRVLVTEHGAFTLYNIYFPNGRQTPNGPDPVRLAFKLEFYESVLETIEEERAEGKSLVICGDFNTAYEEIDLARPKENRDTTGFLPEERAALGEYLRKGWVDTFRHFTPGRLYEGRQAEERDYTWWTYRAGARERNIGWRIDYHFVNREFLPLVEGAAIWDEVHGSDHCPVVIDLKV from the coding sequence TTGACACGCATCGTTTCGTGGAACGTCAACGGCATCCGAGCCGTCGTCAAGAAGGGGTTTTTCGAGTTCCTGGACCGGGAAAAACCCGACATCGTCTGTCTCCAGGAGGTCAAGGCCAACCCCGGCCAGATCACAGAGGGCGACCTCGCGCGGCTCGAGCAGCTCGGCTACTGCTCCTACTGGCATCCGGCCACCCGTCCCGGCTACAGCGGCGTAGCCACGCTGGTGCGCAAGGAAGCGCTGTTCGTGACGACGGGCCTGCCGTTCGAGCGCGACGAAGGACGAGTGCTCGTCACCGAACACGGAGCGTTCACGCTCTACAACATCTACTTCCCGAACGGGCGCCAGACGCCGAACGGGCCCGACCCCGTGCGCCTCGCGTTCAAGCTCGAGTTCTACGAATCGGTGCTCGAGACGATCGAAGAGGAGAGGGCCGAAGGCAAGAGCCTCGTCATCTGCGGCGACTTCAACACCGCCTATGAAGAGATCGACCTGGCCAGGCCGAAGGAGAACCGCGACACCACCGGTTTCCTGCCCGAAGAACGTGCCGCGCTAGGCGAATACCTGCGCAAGGGATGGGTCGATACCTTCCGGCATTTCACGCCGGGCCGCCTGTACGAAGGACGCCAGGCGGAGGAGCGCGACTACACGTGGTGGACCTACCGCGCCGGTGCGCGCGAACGCAATATCGGCTGGAGGATCGACTACCACTTCGTCAATCGCGAGTTCCTGCCGCTGGTCGAGGGCGCCGCGATCTGGGACGAAGTGCACGGCTCGGACCACTGTCCGGTCGTCATCGATCTCAAGGTCTGA
- the thiC gene encoding phosphomethylpyrimidine synthase ThiC gives MKTTGSALPPMSDSFPSSTRVVHSTEMPVPAREIRLSAGEAPLRVYDTSGPAPCEGGGLPLLRKPWTERRRGLGAKNFSQMHWARKGIVTEEMMFCAIRENVSPELVRSEIAAGRAILPANVNHPELEPMVIGRRFLVKINANIGNSAVRSSIEDEVDKLRWATRWGADTVMDLSTGEDIHATREAIIRHSPVPIGTVPIYQALEKVARVEDLTFELFMETLEEQAEQGVDYFTIHAGVRLAYVPLTARRVTGIVSRGGSIMAQWCLAHHRESFLYERFDEICELMKKYDVSFSLGDGLRPGSTADANDAAQFAELDTLGELTLKAWEHDVQVMIEGPGHIPMHLIQENMDRQLAVCHEAPFYTLGPLTTDIAPGYDHLTSAIGAAMIGSMGTALLCYVTPKEHLGLPDRDDVKQGVIAYKIAAHAADLAKGHPGARDRDDALSKARFEFRWQDQFNLSLDPETAREFHDETLPSDNAKHAHFCSMCGPKFCSMRITEQVREYARDHGIDEARALAEGMQDKAREYRDIGSPAPDRVSVQ, from the coding sequence ATGAAAACGACCGGATCCGCCCTTCCCCCGATGTCCGACAGTTTCCCGAGCTCGACGCGAGTCGTGCACAGCACCGAGATGCCCGTTCCCGCGCGTGAAATCCGGCTGTCCGCGGGCGAGGCTCCTCTTCGGGTCTACGACACGTCGGGCCCGGCGCCCTGCGAGGGAGGCGGGCTTCCGCTGCTGCGAAAGCCGTGGACCGAGCGCCGGCGCGGCCTCGGTGCGAAGAACTTCTCGCAGATGCACTGGGCGAGAAAGGGCATCGTGACCGAGGAGATGATGTTCTGCGCGATCCGCGAGAACGTCTCGCCGGAGCTGGTGCGCAGCGAGATCGCCGCGGGCCGCGCAATCCTGCCGGCCAACGTCAACCATCCCGAGCTGGAGCCGATGGTGATCGGGCGGCGCTTCCTCGTGAAGATCAACGCGAACATCGGCAATTCGGCGGTGCGCTCGTCGATCGAGGACGAGGTCGACAAGCTGCGCTGGGCGACGCGCTGGGGCGCCGACACCGTGATGGACCTTTCGACCGGCGAGGACATCCACGCCACGCGCGAAGCGATCATCCGCCACTCGCCGGTGCCGATCGGCACCGTGCCGATCTACCAGGCCCTCGAAAAAGTCGCGCGCGTCGAGGACCTTACGTTCGAGCTCTTCATGGAGACGCTCGAGGAGCAGGCCGAGCAGGGCGTCGACTACTTCACGATCCACGCCGGCGTGCGCCTTGCCTACGTGCCGCTGACTGCGCGGCGCGTGACCGGCATCGTCTCGCGCGGCGGCTCGATCATGGCGCAGTGGTGCCTGGCCCATCACCGCGAGAGTTTCCTCTACGAGCGCTTCGACGAGATCTGCGAGCTGATGAAGAAGTACGACGTCAGCTTCTCGCTCGGCGACGGTCTCCGGCCCGGCTCCACTGCCGACGCGAACGACGCCGCGCAGTTCGCCGAGCTCGACACTCTCGGCGAGCTGACGCTGAAAGCGTGGGAACACGACGTGCAGGTGATGATCGAAGGGCCGGGGCACATCCCGATGCACCTGATCCAGGAAAACATGGATCGCCAGCTTGCGGTCTGCCACGAAGCGCCGTTCTACACGCTCGGACCACTGACCACCGACATCGCGCCGGGCTACGACCACCTTACTTCGGCGATCGGCGCCGCGATGATCGGCTCGATGGGCACGGCGCTGCTCTGCTACGTGACGCCGAAGGAACACCTTGGACTGCCCGACCGCGACGACGTCAAGCAGGGCGTGATCGCGTACAAGATTGCCGCGCATGCCGCCGACCTTGCCAAGGGGCACCCCGGCGCCCGTGACCGCGACGATGCGCTGTCGAAGGCGCGCTTCGAGTTCCGCTGGCAGGACCAGTTCAACTTGTCGCTGGATCCGGAGACCGCACGCGAGTTCCACGACGAGACGCTTCCGTCGGACAACGCCAAGCACGCGCACTTCTGCTCGATGTGCGGACCGAAGTTCTGCTCGATGCGCATCACCGAACAGGTGCGCGAATACGCGCGTGACCACGGCATCGACGAAGCGCGGGCGCTGGCGGAGGGAATGCAGGACAAGGCGCGCGAGTACCGCGACATCGGCTCGCCTGCGCCGGACCGCGTCAGCGTTCAGTAG
- a CDS encoding alpha/beta hydrolase, whose product MNAARAAAVAPTRSGDAASMYAAAAVERHAVEDATLAVRRFGSGPPVVFVHGFPTHGCTWRYLIDALASRFTCITVDLAGLGDSEWNRDTDFRFTAQARRVALLLARLNLDRCSLVAHDTGATVARLVALSEPGRIARQALINTEIPGHRPPWIPLYCIAARLPGSALSFRPLLSMQWYLRSGMGFGEFYSDKSLFDDPSRLAPYVDPVLASSRRLRGMLGYLTGIEWNVVDGLRQRHRELAGPTLLLWGEDDRTFPVSDAERMLPQFEGRARLVRVKHASLMPHEERPEAVLEALEPFLCGRWGQAPGAGMSR is encoded by the coding sequence GTGAACGCGGCGCGCGCGGCGGCAGTTGCGCCGACCCGCAGCGGCGACGCCGCATCGATGTATGCCGCTGCCGCCGTCGAGAGGCACGCCGTGGAAGATGCGACGCTGGCCGTGCGCCGTTTCGGAAGCGGGCCGCCGGTCGTCTTCGTCCACGGTTTCCCGACGCACGGCTGCACGTGGCGCTATCTCATCGACGCGCTCGCGTCGCGTTTCACGTGCATCACCGTCGACCTGGCAGGTCTCGGCGACAGCGAGTGGAATCGCGACACGGATTTCCGCTTCACGGCGCAGGCTCGTCGCGTCGCGCTGCTGCTCGCGAGACTCAACCTCGACAGGTGCAGCCTCGTTGCGCATGACACCGGCGCCACCGTCGCGCGGCTGGTCGCGCTGTCGGAGCCGGGGCGCATCGCGCGGCAGGCATTGATCAACACCGAGATCCCGGGGCACCGGCCACCGTGGATTCCGCTGTACTGCATCGCTGCCCGGCTTCCGGGCAGCGCACTGTCGTTCCGTCCGCTGCTTTCGATGCAGTGGTACCTGAGGTCGGGAATGGGTTTTGGCGAGTTCTATTCGGACAAGAGCCTGTTCGACGATCCGTCGCGGCTCGCGCCCTACGTGGACCCGGTGCTCGCGTCTTCGCGCCGGCTTCGCGGCATGCTCGGCTACCTGACGGGGATCGAGTGGAACGTCGTCGACGGCCTGCGCCAGCGCCACCGCGAGCTCGCCGGACCGACGCTTCTTCTCTGGGGCGAGGACGACAGGACGTTCCCGGTATCCGATGCCGAGCGCATGCTGCCGCAGTTCGAAGGACGCGCGCGCCTGGTGCGCGTCAAGCACGCATCGCTGATGCCTCACGAGGAGAGGCCCGAGGCGGTGCTCGAAGCGCTGGAGCCCTTTCTATGTGGACGATGGGGTCAGGCACCAGGCGCTGGCATGTCGCGCTGA
- a CDS encoding nuclear transport factor 2 family protein: protein MPTSSPTQLELFFRYMSDFEMAFVADQWSGVEAWFHDEATHVIHGGALPLGTGGRGRAEVIAGLRAGVDAVDRRFDARIPEIVEGPVTRPDGIWMRFSLELRRAGLPALRIDGDHLVRFRDGRIEALVEHVADGTAAHVAAYLDEHDSALRAAGSAFEPPPDSRDTADLEAATGRSLVRCYGGAKSEQDVEAVLLVCDDGFSIETVAFGVRSSDRSDTRAQLETFFAAFPDYRVHLEGFACDSGKVACWGRAKLTLRGGFLGQGATGRSADLPIFCIFELAGPTLARERFFFDLAAFCTQTGLDATALSLVLEAARETRAAA, encoded by the coding sequence ATGCCGACGTCCTCGCCCACCCAGCTCGAGTTGTTCTTCCGTTACATGAGCGATTTCGAGATGGCTTTCGTCGCCGACCAGTGGTCCGGCGTCGAAGCCTGGTTTCACGACGAAGCAACGCACGTGATCCACGGCGGCGCCCTGCCGCTCGGAACCGGCGGTCGCGGTCGCGCCGAAGTGATCGCCGGTCTTCGCGCGGGAGTCGATGCCGTGGACCGGCGCTTCGACGCGCGCATCCCCGAGATCGTCGAGGGACCGGTGACGCGCCCCGATGGCATCTGGATGCGCTTCTCGCTCGAACTGCGGCGCGCGGGTCTTCCTGCGCTTCGCATCGACGGCGATCACCTCGTGCGCTTCCGGGACGGCAGGATCGAGGCGCTCGTCGAGCACGTTGCCGACGGTACGGCGGCGCACGTTGCTGCGTACCTCGACGAGCATGACAGCGCGCTGCGCGCTGCAGGCTCCGCGTTCGAGCCGCCGCCGGATTCGCGCGACACTGCGGATCTCGAGGCGGCGACGGGACGCTCGCTGGTGCGCTGCTACGGCGGCGCCAAGAGCGAGCAGGACGTGGAAGCTGTGCTGCTAGTCTGCGACGACGGCTTCTCGATCGAGACCGTCGCATTCGGCGTGCGCTCCAGTGACCGCAGCGACACGCGAGCCCAGCTCGAGACGTTCTTTGCAGCGTTTCCGGACTACCGCGTCCACCTCGAAGGCTTCGCGTGCGACAGCGGAAAGGTTGCCTGCTGGGGACGGGCGAAGCTGACGTTGCGCGGCGGTTTCCTCGGGCAGGGCGCCACCGGCCGCAGCGCAGATCTGCCGATTTTCTGCATATTCGAGCTGGCAGGCCCGACGCTGGCGCGCGAGAGGTTCTTCTTCGACCTGGCCGCTTTCTGCACGCAAACGGGCCTGGATGCGACGGCGCTCTCACTGGTGCTCGAAGCGGCCAGGGAGACCAGGGCAGCGGCGTGA
- a CDS encoding PLP-dependent aminotransferase family protein, protein MLWVKLDGEGPLHRQLYRSLRAAILDGRLGPGHRLPSTRSLAKELGLSRNTVLQAIDQLIAEGYASGRVGSGTYVAAVAPALTLALSALGRSVPATTSEKRTGGAPRLSAAGERLVALTSHVRMTWSPWPELLPYDFRYGEPSLRDLPMDTWSRLLARRARRLSARRLAYQPPGGAIELREALAGYLARARGVVSSPDNIVIVHGSQQAIDLAARLLVDPGDNVVLEEPHYTGFSLCLAAAGASLVHIPVDEHGLRTDDLEKVEKARLACVTPSHQYPMGSVLALPRRLALVDWARRRDAWIFEDDYDGEFRYDGKPIECLQALDPDGRVIYAGTASKLLFPSLRIGWLVAPASLVTHFVSAKALVDTGTPTIEQLALADFITEGHLERHARRARLRMATRRDALLEAADAELAGRVRVLGAGAGLHVLLQIPDVDARDVPRLRQLARDLGVGVYPAAMFYAHPPAHAELLLGYAALGEDTIREGIRRLRLALDALQA, encoded by the coding sequence ATGTTGTGGGTCAAGCTCGACGGGGAAGGCCCTCTTCACCGCCAGCTTTATCGGTCACTGCGAGCAGCGATCCTGGACGGGAGGCTGGGACCGGGCCACCGCCTGCCGTCGACGCGCTCGCTGGCCAAGGAGCTCGGGCTCTCGCGCAACACCGTGCTGCAGGCCATCGACCAGCTGATCGCCGAAGGCTACGCGTCCGGTCGCGTCGGCTCGGGAACGTACGTCGCGGCGGTTGCTCCCGCCCTCACCCTTGCCCTTTCCGCCCTCGGCCGTTCCGTGCCGGCGACCACGTCCGAAAAAAGAACCGGCGGCGCTCCTCGCCTGTCGGCCGCAGGAGAGCGGCTGGTCGCATTGACGTCCCACGTGCGAATGACGTGGAGCCCGTGGCCGGAGCTTCTTCCGTACGATTTCCGCTACGGCGAACCGTCGCTGCGAGACCTGCCGATGGATACCTGGTCGCGGCTTCTCGCGCGGCGCGCGCGGCGGCTTTCTGCCAGGAGACTGGCCTACCAGCCGCCGGGTGGCGCCATCGAGCTTCGCGAAGCACTGGCCGGCTACCTCGCGCGCGCGCGCGGCGTCGTCTCGTCGCCGGACAACATCGTCATCGTGCACGGCTCGCAGCAGGCGATCGATCTTGCGGCGAGGCTTCTCGTCGATCCCGGCGACAACGTCGTTCTCGAAGAGCCGCACTACACGGGATTCTCGCTTTGCCTGGCCGCTGCCGGTGCGAGCCTGGTGCACATCCCGGTCGACGAGCACGGTCTTCGCACCGACGACCTCGAGAAGGTGGAGAAGGCACGCCTGGCGTGCGTCACTCCGTCCCACCAGTATCCGATGGGCTCGGTGCTCGCGCTGCCGCGGCGCCTGGCGCTGGTGGACTGGGCGCGGCGGCGCGATGCGTGGATCTTCGAAGACGATTACGACGGCGAGTTCCGCTACGACGGCAAACCGATCGAATGCCTGCAGGCCCTCGACCCCGATGGCCGCGTGATCTACGCGGGAACGGCATCCAAGCTGCTGTTCCCGTCACTCCGGATCGGCTGGCTCGTCGCGCCGGCATCCCTTGTGACGCACTTCGTTTCGGCCAAGGCGCTGGTCGATACCGGCACACCGACCATCGAGCAGCTCGCACTCGCCGATTTCATCACCGAAGGACACCTGGAGCGCCACGCCAGGCGCGCGCGTCTTCGCATGGCGACGCGGCGCGACGCGCTTCTCGAGGCGGCCGACGCCGAGCTGGCAGGCCGCGTGCGCGTGCTCGGCGCCGGGGCCGGCCTTCACGTGCTCCTGCAGATTCCGGACGTCGACGCGCGCGACGTGCCGCGCCTGAGGCAGCTTGCGCGCGACCTCGGTGTGGGCGTGTATCCCGCCGCGATGTTCTACGCGCACCCTCCGGCCCATGCCGAGCTGCTGCTCGGCTACGCGGCACTCGGCGAGGATACGATCCGCGAAGGAATCCGCCGCCTGCGTCTCGCCTTGGACGCGCTTCAGGCATAG
- a CDS encoding DUF2889 domain-containing protein has translation MPSVTAIYHRAKQTNIYPLADDRFLIEALLRDEVHDVVVEVEVMHPSLEIVAARSQIRNGPFTNVCNMTHVNMERLVGMKVGRGFTTSARAAVGGTGGCHRISELVVEIAQAAYQLHFVRYFQSVPKEIREKADVPIDRWRSVNASIPGMRNTCFTYSDEREQTIADKAEPLRLLDQQMPERTLGTGTSPFNSVPTGDRHQPLDRAPMKS, from the coding sequence ATGCCCAGCGTCACCGCGATCTACCACCGTGCCAAGCAGACCAACATCTACCCGCTTGCCGACGACCGCTTCCTGATCGAAGCGCTGCTGCGCGACGAGGTGCACGACGTCGTCGTCGAAGTCGAGGTGATGCACCCCTCGCTCGAGATCGTCGCCGCGCGAAGCCAGATCCGCAACGGTCCGTTCACGAACGTCTGCAACATGACGCACGTCAACATGGAACGGCTCGTCGGCATGAAGGTCGGCCGCGGCTTCACCACCTCGGCCCGCGCCGCAGTCGGCGGCACCGGCGGGTGCCATCGCATCTCGGAGCTGGTCGTCGAAATTGCGCAGGCCGCCTACCAGCTCCATTTCGTCCGCTACTTCCAGAGCGTTCCGAAGGAGATCCGCGAAAAGGCCGACGTGCCGATCGACCGCTGGCGCTCGGTCAACGCGTCGATTCCGGGCATGCGCAACACCTGTTTCACCTACAGCGACGAGCGCGAGCAGACGATCGCCGACAAGGCCGAGCCGCTGCGGCTGCTCGACCAGCAGATGCCGGAGCGCACCTTGGGGACAGGCACCAGCCCCTTCAACTCGGTGCCGACCGGGGACAGGCACCAGCCCCTCGACCGGGCGCCAATGAAGAGTTGA
- a CDS encoding O-acetyl-ADP-ribose deacetylase — MAKLSLVVGDITHQQVDAIVNAANSRLAGGGGVDGAIHRGGGPQIMAECDRIRAEQGGCPTGGAVATTAGRLAARAVVHAVGPVWSGGHRGEAGLLASAYATSLAVAASIGCRSVAFPSLSTGAYRYPIAEAAEVALTTILAVLDERPSDFDLVRMVLFSQGDFGVYEATRARLMATRAR, encoded by the coding sequence ATGGCCAAGCTCTCGCTGGTCGTCGGCGACATCACCCACCAGCAGGTGGACGCGATCGTCAATGCCGCAAATTCGCGACTGGCGGGCGGCGGGGGCGTCGACGGTGCGATTCACCGCGGCGGCGGGCCGCAGATCATGGCCGAGTGCGACCGCATTCGCGCCGAGCAGGGCGGCTGCCCCACCGGCGGCGCGGTCGCGACGACGGCAGGCCGCCTTGCGGCGCGCGCCGTCGTCCACGCCGTCGGTCCGGTCTGGAGTGGGGGACATCGCGGTGAAGCCGGGCTGCTCGCGTCCGCTTATGCCACGAGCTTGGCCGTCGCCGCGTCGATCGGATGCCGCTCCGTCGCCTTTCCGTCGCTCAGCACGGGCGCCTACCGTTACCCGATTGCCGAGGCCGCCGAAGTCGCGCTGACGACGATCCTGGCGGTGCTCGACGAAAGGCCGTCGGATTTCGACCTCGTGAGAATGGTGCTGTTCTCGCAGGGCGACTTTGGCGTGTACGAGGCTACGCGCGCACGGCTGATGGCAACGCGTGCGCGGTGA
- a CDS encoding acyl-CoA desaturase, producing the protein MESRKPTNEELDAIGAELDALRNEVLDDLGESDAAHIRRIVRLARASAIAGRAMIGLGIDPASFVVGVAALSLAKILENMEIGHNVMHGQYDWMNDSTLDSRTYEWDNVCDSSQWRHYHNYEHHTFTNVLGLDRDVGYGLIRVSSEQHWTTKHLFQPINNVALALLFQWGVGLHDMDPVRVMFGRTDSKEAEERRAEFPRKWRQFLRKAGRQLAKDYVLFPLLTPWNAPRVLLANLMANGIRNVWTNVIIFCGHFPEGTQVFTRDEIEGESRGHWYWRQLLGSANIEGSSWFHVMTGHLSHQIEHHLFPDLPAWRYPRIAERVRDLCEQYGIPYNTGSLAEQYGSVLGRVFRFAIPPSLASLLPGLSAT; encoded by the coding sequence ATGGAATCGAGGAAGCCGACAAACGAAGAGCTCGATGCGATCGGTGCGGAGCTCGATGCGCTGCGAAACGAAGTGCTCGACGATCTCGGCGAGAGCGACGCCGCGCACATCCGGCGCATCGTGCGTCTGGCCCGCGCGAGCGCGATCGCCGGCCGCGCGATGATCGGGCTCGGCATCGACCCGGCCAGCTTCGTGGTCGGCGTCGCGGCGCTGTCGCTGGCCAAGATCCTCGAGAACATGGAGATCGGCCACAACGTCATGCACGGCCAGTACGACTGGATGAACGATTCCACCCTCGACTCGCGCACTTACGAGTGGGACAACGTCTGCGATTCCTCGCAGTGGCGCCACTACCACAACTACGAGCACCACACGTTCACGAACGTGCTCGGCCTCGATCGCGACGTCGGCTACGGGCTCATCCGCGTCAGCAGCGAGCAGCACTGGACCACCAAGCACCTGTTCCAGCCGATCAACAACGTCGCGCTCGCGCTGCTGTTCCAGTGGGGAGTCGGCCTGCACGACATGGACCCGGTGCGCGTGATGTTCGGACGCACGGACAGCAAGGAGGCCGAGGAGCGTCGGGCGGAATTTCCCCGGAAATGGCGCCAGTTCCTGCGCAAGGCCGGCCGCCAGCTCGCGAAGGACTACGTGCTGTTCCCGCTGCTGACGCCCTGGAACGCGCCGCGCGTGCTGCTGGCGAACCTGATGGCCAACGGCATCCGCAACGTGTGGACCAACGTCATCATCTTCTGCGGGCATTTCCCTGAAGGCACGCAGGTGTTCACGCGCGACGAAATCGAGGGCGAGAGCCGTGGGCACTGGTACTGGCGCCAGCTTCTCGGTTCGGCGAACATCGAAGGCTCATCCTGGTTCCACGTGATGACGGGGCACCTGTCGCACCAGATCGAGCATCACCTGTTCCCGGACCTGCCGGCATGGCGCTATCCGCGCATCGCCGAACGCGTGCGCGATCTCTGCGAACAGTACGGGATCCCATACAACACCGGGAGCCTGGCAGAGCAGTACGGCAGCGTGCTCGGTCGGGTGTTCCGCTTTGCCATTCCGCCGTCGCTCGCTTCGCTGCTACCGGGCTTGTCGGCTACCTGA
- a CDS encoding 2Fe-2S iron-sulfur cluster-binding protein: MSTVLAETTAPVLALLRSPWLRPLNDSAAIDDLLAMTGTTLSLSRIRARVVAAVRESRDARTLVLKPNALWPGHRAGQHVTVEVEIGGRRLMRTFSLSSPRRRDGLLAITVKRHAGGKVSTWWNDVARAGDVVTLAAPGGEFVLPRALPSHLVFLAAGSGITPVMAMLRELDRPGAVQPRVRLLYSTATAADAIFGKELEALAARSPWLEMTLHETATHGRIDQPHLAPLARDWADALVYVCGPDGFQQTVRGAWNEAGLASNLRFERFSLASWAPVTAEAVPVEASRSGIRFEAKPGETLLAAAERAGLAPVYGCRMGVCHTCKCAKISGRTSDVRDGRTSDDGAGTIQLCISTAVTPVVLEL, from the coding sequence ATGAGCACTGTTCTCGCCGAAACCACTGCACCGGTCCTCGCGCTTCTTCGCAGCCCGTGGCTGCGCCCGCTGAACGATTCCGCTGCGATCGACGACCTGCTCGCGATGACCGGCACGACCCTGTCGCTGTCGAGGATCCGCGCCCGCGTCGTTGCCGCCGTCCGCGAAAGCCGGGATGCGCGCACCCTGGTGCTGAAGCCGAACGCGCTGTGGCCGGGGCATCGCGCCGGGCAGCACGTCACGGTCGAGGTGGAGATCGGCGGGCGGCGCCTCATGCGCACCTTCAGCCTGTCGTCGCCGCGGCGCCGCGACGGGCTCCTCGCGATCACCGTCAAGCGTCACGCGGGCGGAAAAGTCTCGACGTGGTGGAACGATGTCGCGCGCGCCGGCGACGTGGTGACGCTGGCGGCGCCCGGCGGAGAGTTCGTGCTCCCGCGCGCACTGCCGTCGCACCTGGTATTTCTTGCCGCAGGAAGCGGCATCACTCCTGTCATGGCGATGCTGCGGGAGCTGGACCGGCCGGGTGCCGTGCAGCCCCGCGTTCGCCTGCTCTACTCGACGGCCACCGCAGCCGACGCGATCTTTGGCAAGGAGCTCGAAGCCCTGGCCGCGCGAAGCCCGTGGCTCGAGATGACGCTGCACGAAACCGCAACCCACGGCCGCATCGACCAGCCGCACCTTGCGCCCCTTGCGCGCGACTGGGCCGATGCCCTCGTCTACGTCTGCGGCCCGGACGGTTTCCAGCAAACGGTGCGCGGCGCGTGGAACGAGGCGGGCCTGGCGTCGAATCTTCGCTTCGAGCGCTTCTCCCTCGCGTCCTGGGCGCCGGTCACGGCAGAAGCCGTGCCGGTCGAAGCCAGCCGATCCGGCATCCGCTTCGAGGCCAAGCCGGGCGAAACACTGCTGGCGGCGGCCGAAAGAGCCGGGCTCGCTCCGGTTTACGGCTGCCGCATGGGCGTCTGCCACACCTGCAAGTGCGCGAAGATTTCCGGGCGCACGAGCGATGTCCGCGACGGGCGCACGAGCGATGACGGCGCCGGCACCATCCAGCTCTGCATCTCGACCGCGGTGACGCCGGTCGTGCTCGAACTATGA